The Chloroflexi bacterium ADurb.Bin180 DNA window GCCAGCTTTTCCAGTTGGGCCAGACCTATTGCCGCCTGAATCTCGGTCATTCTGAAATTGTAACCAATGCTCTCGTGATAGTAGCGCTCCCGCTGGCCGTGGCTGCGGATCAGACGCAGCCGGTCGGCGATAGTGTCGTCGTCGGTGGTTACGATGCCTCCCTCGGCAGTAGTGATATTCTTGGTCGGGTAGAATGAGAAGCACCCGGTGCCAAAGCTACCCACCTTGCGCCCCTGCACCGTGGCCCCGTGGGCCTGACAGGCATCCTCAATGACGATCAACCCGTGCTTCTTGGCGATGGCCATAATCGCGTCCATATCACAGGGATTGCCGAAGAGATGCACGGGGAGGATGGCCTTGGTGCGCGGCGTGATTGCCGCTTCGATGCGACAAGGGTCAATATTATAGCTCCGCTCGTCGATGTCGACAAATACCGGTCGAGCGCCGGTAAAGACCGCCGCATTGGCCGAGGCGATGAAGGTAAAGGGGGTGGTGATGACCTCATCACCAGGACCGATGCCGTGGGCCAAGACAGCGGCGTGCAGTGCCGTGGTACCAGAGGACGTGGCCACGGCGTGCTTGACGCCACAGACGGCAGCAAAAGCCTCCTCGAAGGCCTTGACTCTCTTGCCCTGGGCAAGCTGTCCGGAATCGATCACCTGCAGAATGGCTTGTTTTTCTTCCTGGCCCAGCATGGGGGCCGATATGGAAATCATTGCTTGTTCCTTACTCTTCCTGAGATGTGAGGATTGCCAACATCCTCGGGATACTTACTTGACCCCCGCCAGATAGACGTTGATTGCCTCCGCAATGTGACACGGTGGGGGCTGGTATCGTGCCAAGTCGGCCGCCCGGGCCTGCGCCACGGCCTGAGGCAGTTGCTCCATGTCCTTGCACCAGACCAGGTACTCTTGCTGCGCCAAGACCTGCAGCAGGTGCTCCTGGTGACGGTCGTAGGTGGTTGGATTGACCACACAGACCAACGCCTTGTGCAGCTCGAGGACCTCCATAATCGTGCCCAGCCCGCCATGAGCCACGATCACATCGGCCTGATGATAGTAGTCATCGAGGCTCTCGGCAAAGCGGAAAAAGGCACCGTTCCTGGGCACGTACTGCCCGTTTCCGATCTGCATAACCACCCGGTCGCCCAGGGTCGGTGCCAGTTGATCCATCTTGACGATCAACGGGTCAAAATCGGTTGAGCCGATGGTGACAAAGATCATGCTAGAACAACCTGCCTTCGTACCTGGCCCGGGGATGCTGCGCCAGCAACTCGGGCCATTGCACAAAAAAGAGGTCAGCGAATCGATACAGGATACGCCCCGAGCTCGAAAGGGCAAAGACGCGCGAACCGGTCTCGATGTAGATCACCCTGATACCCAGAACCTTGGCCAGAATGCAGGCGGGCACGGCGACGCCAGGCCCCGTGCTGATGATGGCTCGCGGGCGAAAGCAGACGAGGGCCCGGAATGACTGCAACCCGGCCACTAGTGTTCGCGCCACGATAACCGGCCAGGACATCACCTTCATCCGCGGTCGTATGACGCTGAACACCGGGCCGGCGTTTTTGATCTTGAGCAGCGACAGCGCGTCGTCAGCGCAATGGATGTAGGCATAGCTATACTGGTCGCCCAGCAGGTCCACCAGGCGGATCATTTCCTTGGTGTGGCCGCCAGATCCGAGCACGATCATCAGGCGCATCGGGCGGTCCTCTCGGCCGGCGGGCGGGGCGGTCGGCGTACTAGCCATCGTTGGTAACCCGCCTTTTGCGGCCGGCCAACACGTGCTGGTAGACGGCCACAATGCGCTGGAGAGTCATGCCCAGATTGAGGGACTGAATGACACGGCGACCCTCTGTTCGCCCCTCCCGGTTCAGGGCCAGCTGGAGTTTGGCCGCCAGATCCTCGGCATTGTGCTCGCAGACGTAGTTGCCCTCCGTCCCTCCAATGACCTGGGCGACATCGCCCGTATCCGTGGCCACGATGGGCAGATTGCAGGCCATCGCTTCCTTCACGACCACCGGGGAGCCCTCGTACTCGGAAGGCAGCGCCAGCACGTCGCACGCATTCATGTACCAGGGCATCTGCTCATGCGGGACGTTGGTGGCCAGCACGAGCTGTACGCGATCATCGCTTTGGCGCAGAATCTCCACCGCCTGCTGAGCTAGGTCGAGACGCTTTTCGGGGCGCGGAATGGCGGCAAAGAGCACCAGCTTCTTGTCCAGAGGCAGGCCCAAACGGGACCTGGCCTCGTCACGCGAGGCAGGGACAAAGAGATCCAGGTCGACCCCGCAGGGCACTACGAAGGCATCCTTGCGCCTCAGCCATACCTTGTGCTGGTCAGATGTGACCGTGACCGCGTCGGCCAGAGGGGCCAGCAGTCGGCACAACAGACCGACCCAGCTCCAGGTTTCTTTGCCCCCGTGAAAACTGACCACCAGAGGGTGTCCCACCTGCAGCCGAGCGATGATGCCGCTGAATACATAGTGGGCGTGAATGAGGTCATAGCTCTCTGCCCGGAGAACGCGCCAGAAGCGGAACAGGCCGGGGATGTAGCTGAGCTTTTTCCTATTGCCCCCTACGATGACCACGTCGACATCGACACCGAGGGCGCGCAGCCCCTCGACCTGCTGCTGGACGAACGTTCCAGCGAACGGATTCTGAGTGTCGGGATACATGTTTGTCACGACCAGGACGCGCGTGCCGGTGAGCAAAGTAGCGTCGGGCCGGCCTGTGGTTGCTGTGGGAGCGGCAACTCGATCGGTAACCATCAGACTAGATCTACTCCTGCACGTAGGAAGCCAGAAAGTCAAGAATGATGCGATGCTCGTCGTCGATCATGCGGGCGAACTGGTCAGCCAGGGCGAGTTTGAGCTCGTCCAGGATTTGCGCTCGAGTCCTGGGGGTGCGATGCCACCATATCGGGTGTAGCACCAGTTGGGAGCGCTCGTGCTGCAAGAAGAAACCCCGTACGTCGCGTACGCGAAACATCATCCGACTGTCGCTGATGTAGCCAATGTCGGAGAAGAAGGGCTTGCTGTAGGCGTCGACGTAGCCCGGGAACTCGGGGCGAGTTCGGGCGGCGGTCGGCTTGTGCTGCGCAATGGAGATGATCTCTACGCCCAGGTGGGCTTGCAGACAGGCGGCCTGGCTCTGCACTCGCTGACGCTGCTCCTTGACGCTGAGTGCGTCAAAGCCGCTGCAATCGACGTGCAGGCCAATCTCGTGGCCCAGATCAAGAATGCTGCGCAGCCTGGCCAGGTTCTCCTCCTCAAGAGGGTTGTAGTAGGGAGCGGTCAGAAGCACAAAGAAAGTCGAGTGAGCGCCGAGGCTCGCATCGAGGTGGGCCATCTCGACTGCTTTGGCGATGGAAAAGTCAATGTCGTGCCGCAGGATGACGTATGGGCCAACAGCCGGAACATCGCGAAAGGCCACGATGGGCCGACCCAATCCCTGAATGAAGGTCAACAGGTCCAGGTAGCTCTGATGGCCAAAGTCGATAGCGCTCAATGGGTCTGACCTCCCTCCGGGCGGCCTGAGGCGCGCCGCTGCTGAAGCCGCTGCAAGTTGAGCAGCGGCAAAGACTGGAAGGGACGGTCGGAGAAGATGCGAATGCCGCGCCGGCGCAGGAAGTCGCGCAGGTCCTCAGCCAGAGGCATCGATGGCCCGGAAACGGTCTCGGCCAACAGGTCAAAGTGGCACCGTCCCTGGCTTTCCGGTGGCACTGGGCCAATGGCCAGGGTGATGTCAGCGGGGGCATTTCCGGCCCGAACGCTCGCGCCGCGGCGAAGGCAAGAGAGCGTGACGCGGCGGCCGCCGAACTCGAGGAGCGCTGTGCCGTCAGCAGCCA harbors:
- the fdtB_1 gene encoding dTDP-3-amino-3,6-dideoxy-alpha-D-galactopyranose transaminase encodes the protein MISISAPMLGQEEKQAILQVIDSGQLAQGKRVKAFEEAFAAVCGVKHAVATSSGTTALHAAVLAHGIGPGDEVITTPFTFIASANAAVFTGARPVFVDIDERSYNIDPCRIEAAITPRTKAILPVHLFGNPCDMDAIMAIAKKHGLIVIEDACQAHGATVQGRKVGSFGTGCFSFYPTKNITTAEGGIVTTDDDTIADRLRLIRSHGQRERYYHESIGYNFRMTEIQAAIGLAQLEKLASFTRARQEHARYLSERLQGVVTPTFAPGHEHVFHQYTIRVPDAGRDALAEHLHEKGIGTMIYYPVPVHRQKVYLDMGYNDHLPVAEQASREVLSLPVHPALTIADLDRIIQGVNSR
- the murG_1 gene encoding UDP-N-acetylglucosamine--N-acetylmuramyl-(pentapeptide) pyrophosphoryl-undecaprenol N-acetylglucosamine transferase, with the translated sequence MIFVTIGSTDFDPLIVKMDQLAPTLGDRVVMQIGNGQYVPRNGAFFRFAESLDDYYHQADVIVAHGGLGTIMEVLELHKALVCVVNPTTYDRHQEHLLQVLAQQEYLVWCKDMEQLPQAVAQARAADLARYQPPPCHIAEAINVYLAGVK
- the murG_2 gene encoding UDP-N-acetylglucosamine--N-acetylmuramyl-(pentapeptide) pyrophosphoryl-undecaprenol N-acetylglucosamine transferase, with protein sequence MASTPTAPPAGREDRPMRLMIVLGSGGHTKEMIRLVDLLGDQYSYAYIHCADDALSLLKIKNAGPVFSVIRPRMKVMSWPVIVARTLVAGLQSFRALVCFRPRAIISTGPGVAVPACILAKVLGIRVIYIETGSRVFALSSSGRILYRFADLFFVQWPELLAQHPRARYEGRLF
- the tuaC_2 gene encoding putative teichuronic acid biosynthesis glycosyltransferase TuaC, encoding MVTDRVAAPTATTGRPDATLLTGTRVLVVTNMYPDTQNPFAGTFVQQQVEGLRALGVDVDVVIVGGNRKKLSYIPGLFRFWRVLRAESYDLIHAHYVFSGIIARLQVGHPLVVSFHGGKETWSWVGLLCRLLAPLADAVTVTSDQHKVWLRRKDAFVVPCGVDLDLFVPASRDEARSRLGLPLDKKLVLFAAIPRPEKRLDLAQQAVEILRQSDDRVQLVLATNVPHEQMPWYMNACDVLALPSEYEGSPVVVKEAMACNLPIVATDTGDVAQVIGGTEGNYVCEHNAEDLAAKLQLALNREGRTEGRRVIQSLNLGMTLQRIVAVYQHVLAGRKRRVTNDG